In a single window of the Pseudogemmatithrix spongiicola genome:
- a CDS encoding ATP-binding protein: protein METDALVRLLAAPEGEHLECKQFGNKGDFDELCKYVAGIANSGGGVIAIGISDARPRRVVGTKAFPEPGKTVASLQRALAHSVRIDEHALDGQRVLSVTIPARPPGTAIADRGKYWYRVGEELLPMPDAVLRAIHAEVESDFSAEECVGADVSDLDEVAVAEFRQRWARQRPQLRIDGLRPDELLRDAGLLTGDGRLTNAALLLLGSHAALTRFLPQAELVYEYRATEAAGPAQDRKELRQALLLSLEQLWAAVNARNDRQSIQDGLFRQEVATFDEGVVREAILNAVAHRDYRLAPSVFVTQHLRRLEVTSPGGFPNGVTEDTILHQQVPRNRRLAETLARIGLVERAGQGVNLMFERSAQQGKRAPSFSGSDRHHVKLVLDCMVSNVALLRAIERIGQEDLLSFRTEDFIVLDRLSRGESISAELSQRLLPLRERGLVESVGRGRAVRYFLSRRLSNQIGQRGSYTRRRGLDSGAAEALLLTHLRSVGREGVAISELEQVLPGHSRSQIRASLARMLSAGTVRMLGSRRWARWAAISEDA from the coding sequence GTGGAGACCGATGCGCTTGTTCGGCTGCTTGCTGCGCCCGAGGGGGAGCACCTCGAGTGCAAGCAGTTCGGGAACAAAGGGGACTTCGACGAACTCTGCAAGTACGTAGCGGGCATTGCGAACTCTGGCGGCGGCGTGATTGCCATCGGCATCTCGGATGCCAGGCCCCGTCGCGTGGTGGGCACCAAGGCCTTCCCGGAGCCCGGCAAGACCGTCGCCTCCCTGCAACGCGCTCTCGCGCATTCGGTGCGTATCGACGAGCACGCACTCGACGGTCAGCGCGTGCTGTCGGTGACGATTCCCGCGCGTCCGCCCGGGACCGCCATCGCCGACAGAGGCAAGTACTGGTATCGCGTCGGCGAGGAGTTACTCCCGATGCCCGATGCGGTGCTGCGTGCAATCCACGCCGAGGTCGAATCCGACTTCTCGGCGGAGGAATGTGTCGGAGCCGACGTTTCTGACCTCGACGAGGTCGCCGTCGCCGAGTTTCGGCAACGCTGGGCGCGCCAGCGCCCGCAGCTACGCATTGACGGCCTACGTCCCGATGAGCTGTTGCGCGACGCTGGACTGCTCACGGGGGACGGTCGCCTCACCAATGCGGCGCTGCTCCTGCTCGGATCCCACGCCGCCCTGACGCGATTCTTGCCTCAGGCCGAGCTCGTGTATGAGTACCGCGCTACGGAGGCCGCTGGGCCGGCGCAGGACCGCAAGGAGCTTCGGCAGGCGCTCCTCCTGTCGCTGGAACAGCTCTGGGCTGCCGTCAACGCCCGCAATGATCGACAGAGCATCCAGGACGGGCTGTTCCGCCAGGAGGTGGCCACCTTCGACGAAGGGGTCGTCCGCGAGGCCATTCTCAACGCAGTGGCGCACCGTGACTACCGTTTAGCGCCGTCTGTGTTCGTGACGCAGCACCTGCGGCGGCTGGAAGTGACGAGCCCCGGCGGTTTCCCGAACGGCGTCACGGAGGACACCATCCTGCACCAACAGGTGCCCCGAAACAGACGGCTTGCTGAGACACTCGCCCGCATCGGACTTGTGGAACGTGCCGGCCAAGGGGTGAACCTGATGTTTGAGCGCTCTGCGCAGCAGGGGAAGCGAGCGCCGAGCTTTTCGGGATCAGACCGACATCACGTCAAGCTGGTGCTCGATTGTATGGTGTCGAATGTGGCGTTGCTGCGGGCCATCGAACGCATCGGGCAGGAAGACCTGCTCAGCTTCCGCACGGAGGACTTCATCGTCTTGGACCGCCTCTCGCGCGGCGAGAGCATCTCTGCGGAACTCAGCCAGCGACTCCTACCACTTCGTGAACGCGGCCTTGTGGAAAGCGTCGGGCGCGGCCGGGCCGTTCGATATTTTCTTAGCCGCCGCCTCTCGAACCAGATTGGCCAGCGTGGATCATACACGCGCCGTCGTGGGCTCGATTCAGGCGCTGCAGAAGCCCTCCTGCTCACGCATCTGCGCAGCGTTGGACGCGAGGGGGTGGCCATTTCTGAGCTGGAACAGGTGCTCCCGGGTCACTCGAGGAGCCAGATCCGTGCCTCACTCGCGCGGATGCTCTCCGCTGGCACCGTCCGGATGCTGGGGAGTCGGCGCTGGGCTCGATGGGCCGCCATAAGTGAGGACGCCTAG
- a CDS encoding BPTD_3080 family restriction endonuclease produces the protein MRTAFFTKPILNSPYEYPARHWELDASGQPTGAILESRRSVSFITPIPKPKKHSKAQTALVLDEGAGLSTEQQGYHRSLINDLRTQVDRWRALPDPSTWMVTPETARLLHHWRHFKFNGVRPFFCQVEAVETAIWLTEVAPQLGKDGQRFLAHLDAVNAEANPGLFRLALKLATGAGKTTVMAMLIAWQTINAVRHPGSKRFTRGFLVVTPGITIKDRLRVLQPNDPDAYYQQRELVPTDLLREVQHAKIVITNYHAFKLRERWEISKGGRALLQGHGPALSTTESEGQMLQRVMPELMGFKHIIAINDEAHHCYREKAVADEDVELKGDDRKEAEENAEAARLWISGLEAVQRKLGLQRVIDLSATPFFLRGSGYAEGTLFPWTLSDFSLMDAIECGIVKLPRVPVADNIPGAEVPVYRNLWEHIRTKMPKAGRRSGGDADPQLLPTPLQTALEALYGHYEKTFERWQATPGVEVPPCFIVVCNNTTASKLVFDYISGFERTLEDGSTQQVPGKFKLFQNHDADGRALARPRTLLIDSAQLESGEGLDDNFRKVAAAEIEYFRREQTQRSGQQIKADDISDAELLREVMNTVGKKGRLGEGIRCVVSVSMLTEGWDASTVTHVLGVRAFGTQLLCEQVIGRALRRQSYELNEEGLFDVEYADVLGIPFDFTAEPVEAVPSPVKPTVTVKAVSPDRDHLEIRFPRVEGYRVALPDERLEATFGPDSTLTLTPDLIGPTIVRNEGLIGEGVNLTVEHLGETRQNTVLFHLAQHLLLTHWRDPNGAPKLHLFGQLKRLAREWMDGYLVCKGGTYPAQLLHKELADMACEKITAGIVSRVADSSNIEALLDPYNPTGSTRHVHFNTSKALRWDPNPDRCHLNWIICDSTWEQEFCRVVERHPRVRAYVKNHALGFEVPYRYGGAARRYRPDFILLVDDGHEDALHLVVEIKGQRGEDDKEKARVLRERWIPAVNNHGGYGRWAAAEFTDPFEMESDLAAVIERELTRLVDEVAPVVGAHA, from the coding sequence GTGCGGACCGCCTTCTTCACCAAGCCCATCCTCAACTCGCCATACGAGTATCCCGCGCGGCATTGGGAGCTCGACGCGAGTGGCCAGCCCACAGGCGCAATCCTTGAATCGAGGCGCTCCGTCTCGTTCATCACGCCGATTCCGAAGCCCAAGAAGCATTCGAAGGCGCAGACGGCGCTCGTGCTGGATGAAGGCGCTGGGCTCTCCACCGAGCAGCAGGGCTACCACCGCAGTCTGATCAACGACCTGCGCACGCAGGTGGATCGCTGGCGGGCGCTGCCCGACCCGTCCACGTGGATGGTCACGCCCGAGACCGCGCGCCTGCTGCACCACTGGCGGCACTTCAAGTTCAACGGCGTGCGGCCGTTCTTCTGCCAGGTCGAAGCCGTCGAGACGGCCATCTGGCTTACCGAGGTCGCGCCGCAGCTCGGCAAGGACGGCCAGCGATTCCTCGCGCACCTGGATGCGGTGAACGCCGAGGCGAACCCGGGACTCTTCCGCCTCGCGCTCAAGCTCGCGACGGGCGCCGGCAAGACGACCGTGATGGCGATGCTCATCGCCTGGCAGACGATCAACGCGGTGCGTCACCCCGGATCCAAGCGCTTCACGCGCGGTTTCCTCGTGGTGACGCCGGGCATCACCATCAAGGACCGCCTGCGCGTCCTGCAGCCCAACGATCCCGACGCGTACTACCAGCAGCGCGAGCTGGTGCCGACGGACCTGCTGCGCGAAGTGCAGCACGCGAAGATCGTCATCACCAACTATCACGCGTTCAAGCTGCGCGAGCGCTGGGAGATTTCGAAGGGTGGCCGCGCCCTGCTGCAGGGCCACGGACCGGCGCTGAGCACCACGGAATCCGAAGGCCAGATGCTGCAGCGCGTGATGCCGGAGCTGATGGGCTTCAAGCACATCATCGCAATCAACGACGAGGCGCATCACTGCTATCGCGAGAAGGCCGTCGCCGACGAGGACGTGGAGCTGAAGGGTGACGACCGCAAGGAAGCGGAAGAGAACGCCGAGGCGGCACGGCTCTGGATCTCCGGCCTCGAGGCCGTGCAGCGCAAGCTCGGCCTCCAGCGCGTGATCGACCTCTCGGCCACGCCGTTCTTCCTGCGCGGCTCGGGCTACGCCGAGGGGACGCTCTTCCCCTGGACGCTCAGCGACTTCTCGCTGATGGACGCCATCGAGTGCGGCATCGTGAAGCTGCCGCGCGTGCCCGTGGCCGACAACATCCCGGGCGCGGAAGTGCCGGTGTACCGCAACCTCTGGGAGCACATCCGCACCAAGATGCCCAAGGCGGGCCGCCGCAGCGGGGGCGACGCCGACCCGCAGTTGCTGCCGACGCCGTTGCAGACCGCGCTCGAAGCGCTGTACGGACATTACGAGAAGACCTTCGAGCGCTGGCAGGCGACGCCGGGCGTGGAGGTGCCGCCGTGCTTCATCGTGGTCTGCAACAACACGACGGCGTCCAAGCTGGTCTTCGACTACATCAGCGGTTTTGAGCGCACGCTCGAGGATGGCTCGACGCAGCAGGTCCCGGGCAAGTTCAAGCTCTTCCAGAACCACGACGCCGACGGCCGCGCCCTGGCGCGCCCCCGCACGCTGCTCATCGACAGCGCGCAGCTGGAATCCGGCGAGGGCCTCGACGACAACTTCCGCAAGGTCGCGGCGGCGGAGATCGAGTACTTCCGGCGCGAGCAGACGCAGCGCTCGGGCCAGCAGATCAAGGCCGACGACATCTCCGACGCGGAACTGCTGCGCGAGGTGATGAACACCGTGGGCAAGAAGGGCCGGCTCGGCGAGGGCATCCGCTGCGTCGTCTCCGTCTCGATGCTCACCGAGGGCTGGGATGCCAGCACCGTCACCCACGTGCTCGGCGTGCGCGCCTTCGGCACGCAACTGCTCTGCGAGCAGGTCATCGGCCGCGCACTGCGGCGCCAGTCGTATGAACTGAACGAGGAAGGGCTCTTCGACGTCGAGTACGCCGACGTGCTCGGCATTCCGTTCGACTTCACGGCCGAGCCGGTGGAAGCCGTGCCAAGCCCGGTGAAGCCGACGGTCACGGTGAAGGCCGTCTCGCCGGACCGCGATCACCTGGAGATCCGCTTCCCGCGCGTCGAGGGCTACCGCGTCGCGCTGCCGGACGAGCGACTCGAAGCCACCTTCGGGCCGGACAGCACGCTGACGCTCACGCCGGACCTCATCGGCCCGACCATCGTCCGCAACGAAGGCCTCATCGGCGAAGGCGTGAACCTCACCGTCGAACATCTCGGCGAGACGCGGCAGAACACCGTGCTGTTCCATCTCGCGCAGCACCTGCTGCTCACGCATTGGCGCGATCCCAACGGCGCGCCCAAACTGCACCTCTTCGGCCAGCTCAAGCGACTCGCCCGCGAATGGATGGACGGATACCTCGTCTGCAAGGGCGGCACCTACCCGGCGCAGCTCCTGCACAAGGAGCTCGCGGACATGGCCTGCGAGAAGATCACCGCGGGCATCGTCAGCCGCGTGGCCGACAGCAGCAACATCGAGGCGCTGCTCGACCCGTACAATCCCACCGGCTCCACGCGCCACGTGCACTTCAATACGTCGAAGGCGCTGCGCTGGGATCCGAACCCCGACCGCTGCCATCTCAACTGGATCATCTGCGACAGCACCTGGGAACAGGAGTTCTGCCGCGTGGTCGAGCGGCATCCGCGGGTGCGGGCCTACGTGAAGAACCACGCGCTGGGCTTTGAAGTCCCCTATCGATATGGCGGCGCCGCGCGGCGCTACCGACCCGACTTCATCCTGCTCGTCGACGATGGCCACGAGGATGCCCTGCACCTCGTCGTGGAAATCAAGGGCCAGCGCGGTGAGGACGACAAGGAAAAGGCCCGCGTGCTGCGCGAACGCTGGATTCCCGCCGTCAACAATCACGGGGGCTACGGGCGCTGGGCGGCGGCGGAGTTCACGGATCCATTCGAGATGGAGTCCGACTTGGCTGCCGTGATTGAGCGCGAGCTGACGCGATTGGTCGATGAGGTCGCGCCGGTAGTGGGAGCGCACGCCTAG